In Verrucomicrobiota bacterium, one genomic interval encodes:
- a CDS encoding S8 family serine peptidase, translated as MGFTAACLGFILVTAPLVHAADSLTWRGKENRVDAEIQSWDLEKLLQKITTATGWQVYVEPGTTHTSSVTFKNLQQGDALRSLLGNLNFALLPQTNGSPRLFVFSTSLQEATQLVRVPAKTTASGSAKPIPNELIVAMKPGSKMSIDDLARLLGAKVIGRIDGLHAYRLQFENEAAAQAARESLANNPDVAQVDYNYPIERPAPAEQVLASSSPPIQLKPRVPGDTGRLIVGLIDTQVQSLGGGLDAFLLPSIAVAGESQSNSGLPTHGTSMAETILRSLDGMLSGSSSVQILPVDVYGKNVMTTTFDVAYGIYQAVNAGANPINLSLGSGGDSTFLHNVIQSASQQGVLFFAAAGNSPVTTPTYPAAYPEVVAVTAGDRKGQIASYANRGSFVDIVAPGSSIVYFNGQAFYVSGTSAATAYATGMAAGRAEQTGQTLSKVEADMLKTLAVKPASSP; from the coding sequence GTGGGTTTCACTGCGGCCTGCCTTGGTTTCATACTCGTCACTGCTCCCCTCGTCCACGCCGCCGATTCCCTCACTTGGCGGGGAAAAGAAAACCGTGTGGACGCGGAAATCCAATCGTGGGACCTGGAAAAGTTGTTGCAAAAAATCACCACCGCCACCGGCTGGCAGGTTTATGTCGAACCCGGGACGACCCATACCTCTTCAGTCACATTCAAGAATCTCCAGCAAGGCGATGCGCTCCGCTCGCTGCTGGGCAATTTGAATTTTGCGCTGCTACCCCAGACCAACGGCAGCCCGCGGCTGTTTGTCTTCAGCACTTCGTTGCAGGAAGCCACGCAACTCGTCCGTGTCCCCGCCAAGACTACCGCGTCCGGCTCTGCCAAACCAATCCCCAACGAACTGATCGTGGCGATGAAGCCCGGCTCGAAGATGAGCATCGACGACCTCGCCCGTCTGCTCGGTGCCAAAGTCATCGGCCGCATCGACGGTCTTCACGCGTACCGTCTCCAGTTTGAAAACGAAGCCGCCGCCCAGGCCGCGCGCGAATCGCTCGCCAACAATCCGGACGTCGCCCAGGTGGATTACAACTATCCCATCGAACGCCCCGCGCCCGCCGAACAGGTGCTGGCCAGTTCCTCACCTCCGATTCAATTAAAGCCGAGGGTGCCCGGCGACACCGGCCGTCTCATCGTCGGCCTGATCGATACGCAGGTGCAGTCGCTGGGTGGCGGACTCGATGCCTTTCTCCTCCCATCGATCGCCGTTGCTGGTGAATCGCAATCGAACTCGGGGCTGCCGACCCACGGAACGTCGATGGCCGAAACCATTCTGCGCAGCCTGGATGGAATGCTCAGCGGCAGCAGTTCCGTCCAGATTCTTCCCGTCGATGTTTACGGAAAAAATGTGATGACGACCACGTTTGATGTCGCCTATGGGATTTATCAGGCCGTCAACGCCGGCGCCAATCCGATCAACCTCAGCCTCGGCAGCGGCGGCGACAGCACCTTTCTGCACAACGTCATTCAAAGCGCCTCTCAGCAAGGCGTGCTCTTCTTTGCCGCCGCTGGCAACAGTCCCGTCACCACGCCGACCTACCCGGCCGCGTATCCGGAAGTCGTCGCCGTGACGGCGGGAGATCGCAAGGGCCAGATCGCCAGCTACGCCAACCGAGGCAGCTTCGTCGATATCGTCGCGCCCGGCTCCAGCATCGTTTACTTCAACGGACAGGCGTTTTATGTCAGCGGCACGTCGGCGGCCACTGCGTACGCCACCGGCATGGCCGCGGGCCGCGCCGAACAAACCGGCCAGACACTTTCCAAAGTCGAGGCTGACATGCTCAAAACACTGGCGGTGAAACCCGCGTCTTCTCCTTGA